The DNA window ATCGAAAGGACACAGCTCTTGTTAGTCAAAGATTCTTTGCTCTGCAGTTTGCTGTTGCAGCTGAGCTCTGCCTCTGGGCACAATAGATTTGACACAAGAGTGCTGATGAATCTCAtcagtttaatgtgtttatgCTTGCTAAGCCCTAAAAGCTTATTGCTGTTCAATGGAGTGCTACAAAGTTACCTAATTTCCCCTCTGGTTGGTTCTCAGCACGCTTGCTACACAGACTCTCAGTAACAAGATGTACGCTGCAACCTGTGGAAGACAGAAGGCATGCTGTGTCTCCATGATTTGTGTTATCGGGTAGAGAATAGACCTTGACAGAAATACAGTGAGCACAGATATTACTGTTTTTTTCCACCATAAATTCTGCCCAtgactgtctctctccctccacatTCATCCCATTTTACAGCCTTTTCACAGTAAGTGCTTTAGTCTTATCTTCACTGCCCCTACCTCGCCTGTCTCATATTCTAACCAATGAGGTTGGCTGCCTATATGACAGCTAACACCCAGtattaattaaaatgtcatgctttcaaatcaatattttaaaacagttcAAACACAACTCTTTGCTACTGCTGTGATAAGTGCTTTTGGGTGACAGGTAAGTCCAAAGAAAGAGATGCAGAAGAAATTGTATGACGGAATAATCCAAAGAGTACATGTACCCTTAAAATGTATGACCCCCCCTATGTGTTACTTCATCACTCACAATTGCAAATTATCCACACTGTCATTAAGTGTTGCTGCGCTAAACTGACAGATCCATAAGTCAGCAGCATCAGGCCAGGAGGCTTGATGCTCCTTAGCTTCAGATGTCTGACTTCAACATTGAAAATCACTGGTACATGCTTATTTGGGAGAGAAGGAGAATGTCAGATGGGGTTTATCAGGGCTACTTAAATAGCTTGAATTCACCTGATTACACTCATGCTCTGTTATGACAGAATTAAAGAAACGATGCAGCGTCTTTGTACGTTTTTTCATTTAACTTCTGTGACGAGAAGTATAGGCTTCAGCTATGAAAAGTTTGAGTTAATATAGTCAATAAAAGAGAATTTATTTTAGCAATATTTCTACTATTATGAGTGAGAAATGGGGTTTGACTCAAAACTTTTCGGGGCTGTACGTGATCACACATTCTCATTGATAGACATTGTTTAAAACTAATGCCCGTGAATGGATAGAATGTGACAAATTCTGTCCGAGTAAATATGGTTTAATAAATGAATTAGCTTCATAAATAATGGCTGTAATGACATTTTAAGGGACAATAAGCCTAAGCGTTGTCAGGAAATAGTTGATGTATGAGTTTCATGCCTCAGCAGTTCCTCAAAATGAATAGGCTTGGGAAGATAGCAGGGGCCTGCAACCAGCCTATTTCCTCGAATTATCTACTTGTTGTCAATTTGCACAGTGGAATTACACATGCAAATTGAACTGCCTGCACAAACACCACTTGgagatgataaaaacaaattaacaaaGGCTATAGAAGGAGGATTTATTTCACTGGCTAACCCAGGTCAAGCAATACACGTATCGTACAATTGTGTGTACCCAATTTTGGTGTAATTATATCAGCAAATTATTCTTTGTAATCTTATTATTTTCCACAACCTTCTCCTTACACACATAATTAACTAGCTTCATATCcttgtgagagaaaaaaaaaccctttgcCTCTGCATCAGAGCAGAACAGTTTATTGGGATTTCTTGTCACCTCTTTGCAGATGAAATCTCGAGGAAGGTGAGAAGTCAACAGTGAAGTGACAAGATTTAGTGTAACCGTTTGGCAAAAGACACAATGTTAACCCTTTTAACATCGTCTCTAATACTGGGAAGGAAATGAAGAGTCTCTGGACCTCCACGTTTGCTATTAGATATCTCATTTACTTTGTACACACAGTGCTAATCTGCACTAATGAATTCTGCCACACCACGCCAGATCGAGATGACTTAAAATTATTACCACTTCCACAGATATGCCTTTCCTCATTTGAGGCTCAATTTGGCTGGCTCGCAAAACAGTCTGTCACAGTAAGATACAAATAATTAGGGTTTTAAGATGATTAGTTTATCTCTGTGCTCTTCCAGTCTTTCCTCTTATCCACCATGCCCAAAACTTAATAAGAGGCTCTAAGTTTTAAAAAGCCAACTCCAAATTACCAAGAAATGACGAAAAATAATGAACTGGAGCACATgccagggagagagaaacagagagagagcgagaaacacagagatgaaTGTGGGAGAGCTAAGTAACATTAATTCAAGTGTGAAATAGAGCACAAAGTCTGGTAATCAATAAGGATTGAAGGGAATGATTCAGACCTGTAATGCCAAAATTGTTTAGTATTAACAGGACTTTGTGACTCTCATTTACCTCCAGAGCTACTGTGCTCATCAACTTGTCACATAAGTAATTTAAGTCACAATAAGGCTGAGTGAGTGATACCAGTTAATGGTTGCATACTTAAGAGGATGATATAGTGATTTTACATGTTTGGGGTGACATTCAATATAGCATAAGCCATATCTGCCCAGTTTAATATTCACAGCGTTATGCAAAGCTTGACTGTTTTAATCTCTTATCTTAGGGTATACAGGGAGGTCAAGGGGAACACAAGGTCCTCATgcaggtttttgtttgttagtttgtttttacattagATCACAGAAAGCACTGGATAACACAGATTGAAACTATTTTGTTTGCAATCAAAATGTTTCAGGACACAGGCTTGCATCATATCTCTAGTCTGATtttttggttgtgttttcttgtacTTTCATATTTGTCTGATTCTAGCTAAAACTTAGTATCATTTAATTATTGGTTGTCctcaattacattttcatttggcCAATTTATAATCTTTCCAAACAGATGAAGGGAATTTTGCCAAACACAAAGttcagagaaacaaaaatgcctttaaatatcttgttaaaatattcacaacagttccaaatgtacttttttttcattatcaaTGAATAGGCCTACACATAAAGCAGCAGAACGTTAGAGGCTTGAATAAAGTGGGACATTACTCTTCAAACATGATTCATAATCCTTCAGTTACCAATAACATTGTAGATTCCTTTTTGTCCATTGGTATGTTCTGTAACTGTGTCATGGCCTGTTTATCATAATATCTCTTTGatatgaaatcatttaaaatgatcaaaacatTGATTTGGCAGCTAAACCAGGTATCATGTCCAACCAGTGTTTTATAAATCAACAGATACTCTAATCCTTACAGCACAACAAGGGAAATTAAAATACTTTGGGCTATCTGTaagaaacttcaaaataaagtagtTCAGGTGGCCATTGTCTTTTGGATATACATTGGTGTTAAAGGTCTCCCTCTGTGTTATATATTATTAGGGAACAAAAATTACAGGCTTTAATTTATGAAGATCATCAGCTTTGCAATAAGATGCAACCAAAAGAAAGCTTAATATGAATGAGTGTGAAAGAGCAATTTAAGGGTAGATGTGCTGTGCCAGTGCCAGGGGGCTATACAAGATTTGCATGCTAATCATTCTAATAATAATGTACATGCCCAAAGCACTTTGAGCAAATTGCGAACCATTGGTCATAGAAGGAAGCTTATCTTGCCCAGAACATGACACAAATATAGGTTAAAATTTGAATGATTCCAGGTAATTCACAGACTAGTCAGTGGCTTGGCTCACCTCAATTAGAAATGCCTCACAACAGCTTTCTCTTGACTTTACGTCctcactcacagtcactcagAACGTAAAGTGTATGGTTCAGCTTTAAATCATTGCCTTTGTCCTACATGTAAATGTCACCATAACTAGAGGTCTTAAGCATATAAGCGGTGTGTTGTGCCGAATCTAACACTCCAAACTAAACGCATGCCGTTGTCTTTAACAAAAACGACCAATAACAGACTAGTTTCGTTTACTTGCTTCTGATTGGGTCACGGGTTAAACGTAACCAGCTATCAGCCAATTGGCAACATCTTACAGAGACGTCAGCGTATTTACCCGGAAATAAGCGCCTGATCAAGTAACTGCGGTCAAAGTATATCTATTTTTTACCCAATTTTAAgcgttttaaataaataaaatgaaaaattgcGGTTCTATCTGATTGTTAAGTAACAAATCAGAATGTACAACGGACTCCTGCCGAAAGATTTGACTGAAGAGGACCTGAGTTCAGATGACGAGCAGGATGACACGAAGCATAATGttgaggagaagaaggaggaggaagaggaagaggaggcggagGGCGACAGCTCTGCTCAAAAGTTGGGCTCTGCCGGGGAAAACAAAGACTCAGGGGCTGCTGCTGATTTAGTCAGTATGCCTGGTATATCCCAGGAAATGTGGCAAGTATGTTGAATTAGTATGTTTTCAGCTCATTTGAATATCCTTTCTGCTTAAACCATAGGGTTTATAGTCTCGTTGTTGTTTGCAAGAGACGGTTTGCGTTCTTTTTTTATGAGAAAGCTCCTAATGTCAAATCTTGTAAGCAATATTGTGAATTcagtctttgtctgtgtttaagaAATTTCAGCATCTACAGAAGAAAAATGCTGAAATGAAGGCAATGCCACTCATCAGAAGACGAAAAAGAAGACGACCCAAAAAAGGTGTCAATGATAATATAATAAACACATGTTATATGTTGATGCATCTGTGAGGATGTATTTTTCATATAGGCCTTCTACTCAgataaaaaatctgaataaaatAAACGTTCTTTTATACATAGAACTTTATGTCCCCCTGTTAATACTGTAATAAATTATATTAATTGGACAACTGTTATCCTTTGCTGCTTTGATGCAAATCtttaataaatgaatgtaatAACCTTTAACCAAGTGTCTTATGTCATACAGCAGGAACAAAGAGTGAGGAACCTACAGACACAAGGTACCACAATTATAATATCAAACCAGCGATATTAGATCACAAACGTGGCATGTCATCCAACTATGCTACTGTATGTAAGAAGCTAAAAGTGTTGACTGTCGAATTAAGAAATGTGGGCAGTCCTTTCTGAGATCTCATGCAACAAGGTATAAGGCTTGAATCCTTAAGGcggtaaaaagaaaacatggtttgtttaaataaattagaAGGATATGTGATTGTAACAATGATGCCTCCTCACAGTGCTGAACTACTTTTTATGAACATTAACCCACATTTTCTCTGCCAGCAGTAAGCTTCAGGAAGAGCGGGAGAAGCACTGGGATGAGCTGAAGCAGTATTTTGGTGTAAATGATCGATTTCATCCACCCCCATGTTCTGAACCCCCTCCAAAGGTAACAAAGACTCCTGCCTACCAACTTATCTGTTGAGGTTTAATACTGTGTGTCAGTCATAGCTGCTAGTAACACCTTCTcatcttttgtgttttcattgtgtcctttattgttttatatgaCATTTGGATTTGAAGATCCTTCTGCTAATGGGACCTGACACTAAGATGAATATTTAGGATTATGTTTGGCTATGTTAAGTGATAAGATTTGGATGGATCTCCTTTCCTGTGTGTTTCAGATTACAGTCAATTGTAGGTTTAGCTGCAGTAGACACCGAGTGAAAGTGTGAGTTCTGCTTCAGAGGTTTAGAGAGGGTTAGAATCCCCTTTTTGCAGCCTCTGTTTTTGCAGCTGGAACCATTAAAATAACTGTTGGATGATAATTGTGCCTGTACTACAACTGCTGTAGAATTtgtcaattaaaaaatatatctcattttctttattctgttATAAACTCTGCATTTAAAGATCACATAGTCTGCATAGTATTTCAATTTGCCAATGAAGCAAAAATATTTGCAAGCTTCATGATCCTTATAACAGACCCAGTGATTTGTAACTGTTCTCATTTCATCTGGGAATTccttcaaattattattttcgAGTATGTTTTTGCTTAATTTATCTCCAAGCATAAAATTGAGTTATTTAGCCTCACTTTGAATAAGCTGACTATGAAAGCATACAGGAAATTATTAATAAGTTGAAAGAAACAGCACTTGTCACATAAATGAGGGTTTCCTTCATCCCACAAATTAAGGTTTTATAATTCATTGATACTATATGTATTATTTCTGTTGAGTTTTAAACtctttcatttaaagaaaaaatcttCCACCGCAGAAAGAAGTAATAGACTGATCTTCTACCAGCATTTCTATCAATTTGAGTATGGTTTGTAAGATTCAATTGACAACAGCTGACATCACAACTTAAGTAAGGTCAGCTAAAACTTTGTATgcagacagtaaaaaataaataaataaataaagcaaaagatgcttaaaaaaagtttgatttccGAAGCATGTTGGTGTTGTTTGTTCTGTAAGAGGTCAAACAAAACATCAGAGGAGGCACTTTAATAATTACAGCCTCTTTCCAGTGTAATTTTTACCATAATGAAAATTTTGGGGGCTGAAGGAATCTGGCGCTCCGCTTCCTCAAATAAGCTCATCACAGCAGAACTGTCTTGCCATCAGTAACCAGAGGCTTCTCTGCATCCCCCTCTGCTTAGGCCTGTAATGGAAATGTGTAATTAAAGAGTCACATTTATGTTTGGTAATCTCCTGTAGCATTTCTAAGATTTCCCCACTAATATCCAATCAGAAAGGTTTTCATTTGTGAAGAGAAATCTACATATTTGTAGTAATGGcaatcatattaaaaataaGGCCCTGGGGACTTTTGAAGTtagtctttgatt is part of the Labrus bergylta chromosome 10, fLabBer1.1, whole genome shotgun sequence genome and encodes:
- the fam204a gene encoding protein FAM204A isoform X2, with the protein product MYNGLLPKDLTEEDLSSDDEQDDTKHNVEEKKEEEEEEEAEGDSSAQKLGSAGENKDSGAAADLVSMPGISQEMWQKFQHLQKKNAEMKAMPLIRRRKRRRPKKAGTKSEEPTDTSKLQEEREKHWDELKQYFGVNDRFHPPPCSEPPPKSGLEKSTERAIAEGDTAKAEEMSDRLATRELAVKIAQAADCRDFVRRKQEEEALRAAQKRKNEIAWGFEAKKRWETKSNMGFM
- the fam204a gene encoding protein FAM204A isoform X1, yielding MYNGLLPKDLTEEDLSSDDEQDDTKHNVEEKKEEEEEEEAEGDSSAQKLGSAGENKDSGAAADLVSMPGISQEMWQKFQHLQKKNAEMKAMPLIRRRKRRRPKKAGTKSEEPTDTSSKLQEEREKHWDELKQYFGVNDRFHPPPCSEPPPKSGLEKSTERAIAEGDTAKAEEMSDRLATRELAVKIAQAADCRDFVRRKQEEEALRAAQKRKNEIAWGFEAKKRWETKSNMGFM